From Rhodococcus sp. B7740, one genomic window encodes:
- the argF gene encoding ornithine carbamoyltransferase, whose amino-acid sequence MTVQHFLRDDDITPQQQGEILALAAELKRAPFSKRPLEGPKGIGVIFEKNSTRTRFSFEMGIAQLGGHAVVVTGRDTQLGREETLQDTGRVLSRYVEAVVWRTFGQKRLEQMATGATIPIVNALSNEFHPCQVLADLQTLIEHKGNLQGRTLSYSGDGANNMAHSLLIGGVTAGLNVRIAAPKDFAPLGYVLDAAQARAEETGATITITEDPVEAATGADALVTDTWTSMGQENDGLDRVAPFRPYRIDSDLLSKAQSDAVVLHCLPAHRGEEITDEVLDGPQSVVWDEAENRLHAQKALLVWLLEQASRP is encoded by the coding sequence ATGACCGTTCAGCACTTCCTCCGGGACGACGACATCACGCCGCAGCAGCAGGGTGAAATCCTCGCTCTGGCAGCAGAGCTCAAGCGTGCACCGTTCTCGAAGCGTCCTCTCGAAGGCCCCAAGGGGATCGGTGTCATCTTCGAGAAGAACTCGACGCGTACTCGCTTCTCGTTCGAGATGGGCATCGCTCAGTTGGGTGGCCATGCCGTCGTCGTGACAGGTCGCGACACACAGCTCGGTCGTGAGGAGACTCTGCAGGACACCGGCCGAGTTCTCTCGCGCTACGTCGAGGCGGTCGTGTGGCGCACGTTCGGACAGAAGCGGCTCGAGCAGATGGCCACCGGCGCAACCATTCCGATCGTCAACGCCCTCTCCAACGAGTTCCACCCCTGCCAGGTTCTGGCGGATCTGCAGACCCTGATCGAGCACAAGGGAAATCTGCAGGGCCGCACCTTGTCCTACTCCGGTGACGGTGCCAACAACATGGCGCACTCGCTGCTGATCGGCGGTGTCACGGCCGGGCTGAACGTGCGGATCGCCGCGCCCAAGGATTTCGCGCCGCTCGGCTACGTACTCGACGCGGCGCAGGCGCGCGCCGAGGAAACCGGGGCCACCATCACCATCACCGAGGACCCGGTCGAGGCAGCCACCGGTGCCGACGCGCTCGTCACCGACACCTGGACGTCGATGGGCCAGGAGAACGACGGTCTCGATCGCGTCGCCCCGTTCCGGCCCTATCGAATCGACTCCGATCTGCTCTCGAAGGCCCAGTCGGATGCCGTTGTGCTGCACTGCCTGCCCGCACATCGCGGCGAGGAGATCACCGACGAGGTGCTCGACGGTCCGCAGAGCGTCGTCTGGGACGAGGCCGAGAATCGCCTGCACGCGCAGAAGGCTCTGTTGGTGTGGCTTCTCGAACAGGCCAGTCGACCATGA
- a CDS encoding arginine repressor, protein MSEDVTAVPLTASTRAGRQARIIALLATHQVRSQPQLASLLAAEGIDTTQATLSRDLEELGAVKLRAPDGGVGVYVVPEDGSPVRGVSGGTDRLLKLLGELLVSTDHSGNQAVLRTPPGAAHYLASALDRAAMPEIVGTIAGDDTILLIAREPHTGGEVADKIEKLARRGN, encoded by the coding sequence ATGAGCGAGGACGTCACTGCGGTGCCGTTGACGGCGTCGACCCGCGCGGGCAGGCAGGCGCGGATCATCGCGTTGCTGGCCACGCATCAGGTACGTAGTCAACCGCAGCTGGCGTCGTTGCTCGCCGCCGAGGGAATCGACACCACTCAGGCGACGCTCTCGCGGGACCTGGAGGAACTGGGTGCGGTGAAGCTGCGCGCACCCGACGGTGGAGTGGGGGTGTACGTCGTGCCCGAGGACGGCAGCCCGGTTCGCGGAGTGTCCGGAGGCACCGATCGGCTCCTGAAGTTGCTGGGTGAGTTGTTGGTGTCCACCGATCACAGCGGAAACCAGGCCGTGCTCCGAACACCACCCGGCGCGGCGCACTACCTGGCCAGCGCTCTCGATCGCGCTGCGATGCCCGAGATCGTCGGGACCATCGCCGGTGACGACACGATTCTGTTGATCGCCCGCGAGCCACATACCGGTGGCGAGGTCGCGGACAAGATCGAAAAGCTTGCTCGACGCGGTAACTGA
- a CDS encoding argininosuccinate synthase: protein MAERVILAYSGGLDTSVAISWIGRETGKEVVAVAIDLGQGGEDMDLVRQRALDCGAVESVVVDARDEFADEYCLPTVQSNALYMDRYPLVSAISRPLIVKHLVENARAHGGTVVAHGCTGKGNDQVRFEVGFNTLAPELEVLAPVRDYAWTREKAIAFAEENDIPINVTTKSPFSIDQNVWGRAVETGFLEDLWNAPTKDVYDYTEDPTVNFQAPDELIVSFDKGRPVAIDGRPVSVLEAIQELNTRAGAQGVGRLDVVEDRLVGIKSREIYEAPGAMVLIRAHEELEHVTLERELGRYKRHTDQKWAELVYDGLWYSPLKGALDTFVQHTQEHVSGDIRLVLHAGGIIVNGRRSGESLYDFNLATYDEGDTFDQSAAKGFVQLHGLSSKIAAKRDLGL from the coding sequence ATGGCCGAACGCGTCATTCTCGCCTACTCCGGCGGACTCGACACCTCCGTCGCCATCAGCTGGATCGGGAGGGAGACCGGCAAGGAGGTCGTCGCTGTCGCCATCGATCTGGGCCAGGGCGGCGAGGACATGGACCTCGTGCGCCAGCGTGCGCTCGATTGCGGCGCAGTCGAATCCGTCGTCGTCGATGCCAGGGACGAGTTCGCCGACGAGTACTGCCTGCCGACGGTGCAGTCCAACGCCCTGTACATGGATCGGTACCCGCTCGTGTCGGCCATCAGCCGGCCGTTGATCGTCAAGCACCTCGTGGAGAACGCGCGGGCGCACGGCGGAACCGTTGTCGCACACGGGTGCACGGGCAAGGGCAACGACCAGGTTCGGTTCGAGGTCGGCTTCAACACCCTCGCCCCCGAGCTCGAGGTGTTGGCACCTGTTCGCGACTACGCATGGACGCGCGAGAAGGCGATCGCGTTCGCCGAGGAGAACGACATCCCGATCAACGTGACCACCAAGTCGCCGTTCTCGATCGACCAGAACGTCTGGGGACGCGCGGTGGAGACCGGTTTCCTCGAGGACCTGTGGAACGCGCCGACCAAGGACGTCTACGACTACACCGAGGATCCGACGGTCAACTTCCAGGCTCCCGACGAGCTCATCGTCTCGTTCGACAAGGGTCGCCCCGTCGCGATCGACGGCCGTCCGGTCTCGGTCCTCGAAGCGATCCAGGAGCTCAACACTCGTGCCGGAGCGCAGGGTGTCGGCCGCTTGGACGTCGTCGAGGATCGGCTCGTCGGCATCAAGAGTCGCGAGATCTACGAGGCACCCGGTGCCATGGTGCTCATCCGGGCCCACGAGGAGCTCGAGCACGTGACCCTCGAGCGCGAGCTCGGTCGCTACAAGCGCCACACCGACCAGAAGTGGGCCGAGCTGGTGTACGACGGCCTGTGGTACTCCCCGCTCAAGGGCGCTCTCGACACGTTCGTGCAGCACACGCAGGAGCACGTTTCCGGCGATATCCGCCTGGTCCTGCACGCGGGCGGAATCATCGTCAACGGTAGGCGCAGTGGCGAGTCCCTCTACGACTTCAACCTCGCCACCTACGACGAAGGCGACACGTTCGACCAGTCGGCAGCCAAGGGATTCGTTCAGCTGCACGGACTCTCGTCCAAGATCGCCGCGAAGCGGGACCTGGGCCTGTGA
- the argH gene encoding argininosuccinate lyase, whose translation MTNSEISHGTNEGSLWGGRFASGPAAAMAALSKSTHFDWVLAPYDIRASMAHARVLNGAGLLTPQDLETMLDGLQRLADDVASGAFVAADSDEDVHGALERGLIDRVGPEVGGRLRAGRSRNDQVATLFRMWLRDAVRRVSVGVLDVVDALATQAAAHPTAVMPGKTHSQAAQPVLLAHHLLAHTHPLLRDVQRFADFDTRAAVSPYGSGALAGSSLGLSPEKIAAELGFDSSAENSIDATSSRDFAAEAAFVLAMTAVDLSRFAEEVISWSTPEYGYVTLADAWSTGSSIMPQKKNPDVAELTRGKTGRLIGNLTGLLATLKAQPLAYNRDLQEDKEPVFDSVAQLELLLPALTGLTATLEFHTERMAELAPAGFTLATDIAEWMVRQGIAFRVAHEAAGACVRAAEARGVGLADLTDDELAAIDPSLTPAVREVLTVEGSISSRDARGGTAAVQVAHQLGGVRATASMLRTWAEEPVLRH comes from the coding sequence GTGACGAATTCGGAGATCTCACACGGAACCAACGAAGGTTCGCTCTGGGGTGGCAGATTCGCATCCGGACCGGCCGCCGCCATGGCGGCGTTGAGCAAGTCGACGCACTTCGACTGGGTACTCGCGCCGTACGACATCCGCGCATCCATGGCGCACGCCCGGGTGCTGAACGGTGCCGGACTGCTCACCCCGCAGGACCTCGAGACCATGCTCGACGGTTTGCAACGTCTCGCCGACGACGTCGCCTCCGGTGCGTTCGTGGCAGCCGATTCGGACGAGGACGTGCACGGCGCTCTCGAACGCGGTCTGATCGATCGCGTCGGACCCGAGGTCGGGGGCCGGCTGCGCGCGGGCCGGTCGCGTAACGACCAGGTCGCCACGCTGTTCCGGATGTGGCTGCGCGACGCCGTCCGCCGGGTGTCCGTCGGCGTTCTCGATGTGGTCGACGCGTTGGCCACCCAGGCAGCGGCGCATCCGACGGCCGTCATGCCGGGCAAGACGCATTCGCAGGCCGCGCAGCCGGTGTTGCTGGCGCATCATCTGCTCGCGCACACCCATCCGTTGCTGCGCGACGTGCAGCGCTTCGCGGACTTCGACACGCGAGCAGCGGTGTCGCCGTACGGTTCCGGGGCTCTCGCCGGTTCGTCACTGGGTCTGAGTCCGGAGAAGATCGCAGCCGAGCTCGGATTCGACTCGTCCGCCGAGAACTCGATCGACGCCACGTCCTCGCGCGACTTCGCGGCCGAGGCTGCGTTCGTGTTGGCGATGACGGCGGTCGATCTGTCTCGGTTCGCCGAGGAGGTCATATCGTGGAGCACGCCCGAGTACGGCTACGTGACATTGGCCGACGCGTGGTCCACGGGCAGTTCGATCATGCCGCAGAAGAAGAATCCGGATGTCGCGGAGCTGACCCGCGGAAAGACCGGTCGACTGATCGGAAACCTCACCGGTCTACTGGCCACGCTCAAGGCACAACCGTTGGCCTACAACCGTGATCTCCAGGAGGACAAGGAGCCGGTGTTCGACTCGGTGGCGCAGCTCGAGCTGTTGCTGCCTGCACTCACGGGATTGACGGCAACGCTCGAATTCCACACCGAGCGCATGGCCGAACTCGCACCGGCCGGGTTCACGCTCGCCACCGACATCGCCGAGTGGATGGTGCGGCAGGGGATTGCGTTCCGCGTAGCTCACGAGGCCGCGGGTGCCTGTGTCCGAGCGGCCGAGGCGCGAGGCGTCGGGCTGGCGGATCTGACCGACGACGAGCTCGCCGCGATCGATCCTTCCCTCACGCCGGCCGTTCGTGAGGTGCTCACGGTGGAGGGTTCCATCTCGTCGCGGGACGCCCGCGGTGGCACCGCCGCGGTGCAGGTGGCGCATCAGCTCGGGGGCGTGCGAGCCACGGCGTCGATGCTGCGTACGTGGGCCGAGGAACCGGTGTTGCGGCACTGA
- a CDS encoding AMP-binding protein — protein sequence MGLNADAVRGPLRRAIATAQNGLEVIRLGGLETEVDPSPFRVMDREPMYRLRRYFPDDVPADSPPVVLIPPMMVSADVYDVTTDQGAAGILHGMGLDPWVVDFGSPDTEEGGWGRTLADHVVAISEVVDKVHEHTGRDVHLGGYSQGGMFCYQAAAYRGGRNLASLITFGAPVDTLAGLPLGIPAGVATRGAEFLADHVFTRLAVSGWMARTGFQLLDPAKTVRSRLDFLRQLHDREALLPREPQRRFLAMDGWVAWSGPAVAELLKQFVVHNRMMTGGFVIKDRLLTLAELTVPVLAFVGEVDDIGQPLAVRGIQRAAPRAQVFETTLRAGHFGLVVGSTAAAQTWPTTGNWIRWREDLGPRPEAVRVMEREDHGDSDSGVSITNRLIHTAASIAEVGVGVGRGLASAATGAVRGTREISSEAVRTLPRLARLGQMQPHSRVSLGRLIAEQGRKSPNGECFLFDDRVHTYDAVNVRIDNVVRGLISVGVRPASRIGVLMETRPSALAAMAALSRIGAVPVLLQPGSDLTAALRTVDVDTVIADPENVAAAVSVTPNVLVLGGGDTRTLDVPSGYEVTDLEAIDPDTVRLPQWYEPDPGRARELAMILFTTTDHGLEPRYITNHRWALSAFGTATTAALGPGDTVYCLAPLHHSAGILVTIGGALAGGSRIALSRGLEPERFSEEVYRYGVTVVSYTWTMMRQILDDGRFPVDSGHPVRLFIGSGMPVGLWRRTLARFSPARVLEFYASTENDVILANVAGSKIGSKGRPLPGSARVALAAYDPITGRLEEDDEGFVRQCRDDEIGLLLGRPSGDGEATSHVMRGVFEPADAWIPTENLFRRDSDGDYWLVDRKDTVVRSACGPVYTQPIVDAVGDLDQVDSAVVYGVRVTSDRPRSVRVEASATEVAVCAISLQPEAVITARALTDTLGVLLPAERPAIVHVVPEIPVGRAYRPTATALKQAGIPTPSARSWYYDAESNSYRRMTKAVVAERFVGREAAAEQSS from the coding sequence GTGGGACTGAATGCAGACGCCGTACGCGGCCCACTGCGCCGTGCCATTGCCACGGCGCAGAACGGTCTCGAGGTCATCCGTCTCGGTGGGCTCGAGACCGAGGTGGACCCGTCACCGTTTCGGGTGATGGACCGCGAGCCGATGTATCGGCTTCGTCGTTACTTCCCCGACGATGTTCCTGCGGACAGTCCTCCGGTGGTGCTGATTCCTCCGATGATGGTCTCCGCGGACGTCTACGACGTGACGACCGACCAAGGGGCGGCGGGAATCCTGCACGGCATGGGGTTGGATCCGTGGGTCGTCGACTTCGGTTCGCCCGATACCGAGGAAGGCGGATGGGGCCGCACGCTCGCCGATCACGTGGTGGCGATCAGCGAGGTCGTCGACAAGGTGCACGAGCACACCGGTCGCGATGTACACCTGGGTGGCTATTCCCAGGGCGGAATGTTCTGCTACCAGGCGGCCGCCTACCGAGGCGGCCGAAATCTGGCCAGTCTCATCACCTTCGGGGCTCCGGTCGATACACTCGCCGGTTTGCCTCTCGGGATCCCGGCCGGAGTGGCGACGCGAGGTGCGGAGTTCCTGGCCGACCATGTGTTCACCCGGCTCGCCGTGTCGGGGTGGATGGCGCGGACTGGATTCCAATTGCTCGATCCGGCGAAGACCGTGCGGTCGCGCTTGGATTTCCTACGCCAGTTGCACGACCGTGAGGCACTGTTGCCACGCGAGCCGCAGCGACGCTTTCTGGCGATGGACGGGTGGGTGGCCTGGTCCGGCCCGGCCGTTGCCGAGTTGTTGAAGCAGTTCGTCGTGCACAACCGCATGATGACCGGCGGGTTTGTCATCAAGGACAGACTGTTGACTCTGGCAGAACTGACGGTGCCGGTGTTGGCCTTCGTCGGCGAGGTGGACGACATCGGTCAACCGCTCGCCGTCCGCGGCATCCAGCGCGCTGCCCCGCGTGCGCAGGTCTTCGAAACAACCTTGCGCGCAGGCCATTTCGGCTTGGTTGTCGGCAGTACCGCGGCTGCGCAGACGTGGCCGACGACGGGAAACTGGATTCGGTGGCGGGAAGATCTCGGACCCAGGCCCGAGGCGGTCCGCGTCATGGAACGCGAGGATCACGGTGACAGCGACAGCGGAGTGTCGATCACCAATCGACTGATTCATACCGCTGCCTCCATCGCCGAAGTCGGCGTCGGTGTCGGCCGCGGGCTGGCGTCGGCCGCGACGGGGGCGGTGCGCGGTACCCGGGAGATCTCGTCCGAAGCCGTGCGCACGTTGCCGAGGCTCGCCCGCCTGGGGCAGATGCAGCCCCACAGCCGAGTCTCGTTGGGCCGCTTGATCGCCGAACAGGGACGTAAATCTCCGAACGGCGAGTGCTTCCTGTTCGACGATCGAGTGCACACCTACGATGCCGTGAACGTTCGCATCGACAACGTGGTGCGCGGTCTGATCAGCGTCGGCGTGCGGCCCGCGTCGCGCATCGGAGTGCTGATGGAGACCCGCCCCAGCGCGTTGGCTGCCATGGCGGCGCTCTCGCGGATCGGGGCGGTGCCTGTTCTGCTGCAGCCTGGCAGCGACCTGACTGCAGCCTTGCGGACCGTCGACGTCGACACGGTGATCGCGGATCCGGAGAACGTGGCAGCTGCAGTGTCGGTGACACCGAACGTCCTGGTGCTCGGCGGCGGAGACACGCGGACGCTCGACGTCCCGTCCGGATACGAGGTCACAGATCTCGAGGCCATCGATCCCGACACGGTGCGTTTGCCCCAGTGGTACGAGCCGGACCCGGGTCGTGCCCGCGAACTGGCGATGATCCTGTTCACGACGACCGATCACGGTCTCGAACCGCGATACATCACCAACCACCGCTGGGCCTTGTCCGCTTTCGGTACGGCCACCACTGCTGCTCTCGGTCCCGGCGATACTGTGTATTGCCTTGCACCGCTGCATCATTCGGCAGGAATCCTCGTCACGATCGGTGGTGCACTCGCGGGCGGATCGCGGATCGCACTGTCGCGTGGTCTCGAGCCCGAGAGGTTCAGCGAAGAGGTCTACCGCTACGGCGTCACGGTCGTGAGCTACACCTGGACGATGATGCGTCAGATCCTCGACGACGGCCGATTCCCCGTCGACTCCGGTCACCCGGTGCGGCTGTTCATCGGATCCGGCATGCCGGTGGGGCTGTGGCGACGCACTCTAGCAAGATTCAGCCCGGCTCGGGTACTCGAGTTCTACGCCTCCACCGAGAACGACGTGATTCTGGCCAACGTCGCAGGCTCGAAGATCGGATCCAAGGGCCGACCGTTGCCCGGTAGCGCACGGGTTGCATTGGCGGCCTACGACCCGATCACCGGGCGTCTCGAAGAGGACGACGAGGGCTTCGTTCGACAGTGCCGCGACGACGAGATCGGACTACTCCTCGGCCGACCGAGCGGAGACGGCGAAGCGACCAGTCACGTCATGCGGGGAGTGTTCGAACCCGCGGACGCGTGGATCCCCACCGAGAACCTGTTCCGTCGCGATTCCGACGGCGACTACTGGCTCGTCGACCGCAAGGACACCGTCGTGCGATCGGCCTGCGGGCCGGTGTACACCCAACCGATCGTCGACGCGGTGGGTGACCTGGATCAGGTCGATTCGGCTGTGGTGTACGGAGTGCGGGTGACGTCCGATCGGCCACGATCGGTGCGCGTCGAGGCATCGGCCACCGAGGTGGCCGTCTGCGCCATATCGCTGCAACCGGAAGCGGTGATCACCGCTCGTGCGTTGACGGACACTCTCGGCGTGCTGCTGCCGGCGGAGCGCCCGGCGATCGTGCACGTGGTGCCCGAAATTCCGGTGGGTCGCGCGTACCGACCGACCGCGACGGCGTTGAAGCAGGCCGGCATTCCGACGCCGAGTGCGCGTTCGTGGTACTACGACGCCGAGTCGAACAGCTATCGTCGAATGACGAAAGCTGTTGTGGCCGAGCGGTTCGTCGGACGAGAAGCCGCCGCCGAACAATCGTCGTAG
- a CDS encoding Trm112 family protein has translation MAIDSTLLSILACPVDKGPLLLIEGELLYNPRLRRAYPIENGIPVLLADDARDVDDAEHESILSRATS, from the coding sequence GTGGCAATCGATTCGACACTGCTTTCCATTCTTGCGTGCCCAGTGGACAAGGGACCGCTGTTGTTGATCGAAGGGGAACTGCTCTACAACCCGCGACTTCGGCGTGCATACCCCATCGAGAACGGAATTCCGGTGTTGCTCGCGGACGACGCCCGCGATGTCGACGACGCCGAGCACGAGTCGATCCTGTCGCGCGCCACGTCCTAG
- a CDS encoding ABC transporter permease: MNARIYTAGTGRILRQLRADHRSVAMVLLVPSLLMVLLYYLYQDVPTQPNQQALFDRITITMLGILPFVVMFLITSISMQRERTSGTLERLLTTPMSKLDLLASYGSAFSLAAVGQALLACTVAFGFLGLDIEGSVGWVLVIAVLGAMLGVAIGLLCSAFARTEFQAVQFMPVVVIPQLFLCGLLVPRDQMPNWLSAISDVLPLSYLVDALQEIARYPAATGRMWTDLALVMAFTVAALIGAAATLRRRTP, translated from the coding sequence GTGAACGCGCGGATCTATACAGCCGGCACCGGCCGCATCCTGCGCCAGCTCAGAGCCGACCATCGATCGGTCGCCATGGTGCTGCTCGTTCCGTCCCTGCTGATGGTGTTGCTGTACTACCTCTACCAAGACGTGCCGACCCAGCCGAACCAGCAGGCGTTGTTCGATCGGATCACCATCACGATGCTCGGCATCCTGCCGTTCGTCGTCATGTTCCTGATCACGTCGATCTCGATGCAGCGTGAACGCACCTCCGGAACGCTCGAGCGCCTGCTGACGACGCCGATGTCCAAATTGGACCTGCTTGCAAGCTACGGGTCCGCCTTCTCGCTCGCCGCTGTCGGTCAAGCGCTGCTCGCGTGCACCGTCGCGTTCGGATTTCTCGGGCTCGACATCGAGGGCTCGGTCGGATGGGTTCTGGTGATCGCAGTCCTAGGAGCGATGCTCGGCGTCGCCATCGGACTGCTGTGCAGCGCGTTCGCTCGCACCGAGTTCCAAGCCGTTCAGTTCATGCCGGTCGTCGTGATTCCGCAGCTGTTCCTGTGCGGACTACTGGTGCCACGAGACCAGATGCCGAACTGGCTGAGCGCGATCAGCGATGTTCTGCCGCTGAGCTACCTGGTCGACGCGCTCCAGGAGATAGCCCGGTACCCCGCGGCCACCGGCCGTATGTGGACCGACCTCGCCTTGGTCATGGCTTTCACCGTCGCCGCGCTGATCGGAGCCGCCGCGACATTGCGTCGTAGAACGCCGTAG
- a CDS encoding ABC transporter ATP-binding protein has translation MAFTGEHAVDISGLTVRRGKRTVLRSLSLTIPRGAITGLLGPSGCGKTTLMRAIVGTQIVDSGTVTVLGSPAGSAPLRRTVGYVTQAPSVYRDLTVRENVQYFGSLYGRRRADVASAIESVGLADHASSRAGELSGGQLGRVSLASALIAEPELIVLDEPTVGLDPVLRSELWSRFADIAARGTTVLVSSHVMEEAEHCSRLVLMRDGTVLAQSSPDALLARTNETTLDRAFLSLVRSMEQTS, from the coding sequence ATGGCGTTCACCGGTGAACACGCCGTCGACATCTCAGGGCTGACGGTTCGGCGCGGCAAACGAACGGTGCTGCGCAGTCTGTCCCTGACCATCCCTCGAGGAGCCATCACGGGACTTCTCGGTCCGTCGGGCTGCGGCAAGACGACTCTGATGCGCGCGATCGTCGGCACTCAGATCGTGGACAGCGGAACCGTGACAGTCCTCGGATCTCCGGCTGGCTCGGCACCATTGCGCCGCACGGTCGGCTACGTGACCCAGGCACCGAGTGTCTATCGAGATCTCACCGTTCGCGAGAACGTGCAGTACTTCGGGTCGCTGTACGGTCGCCGCCGCGCGGACGTGGCGTCCGCCATCGAGTCGGTCGGCCTGGCCGACCACGCATCGTCACGGGCGGGCGAACTCTCGGGTGGTCAACTGGGGCGGGTATCCCTGGCCAGTGCGCTCATTGCCGAACCCGAGCTGATCGTGCTCGACGAACCGACCGTCGGCTTGGATCCCGTGCTGCGCTCCGAGCTGTGGTCACGTTTCGCCGATATCGCAGCACGAGGCACAACGGTGCTGGTCTCGAGCCACGTGATGGAAGAGGCCGAGCACTGCAGCCGTCTCGTTCTGATGCGCGACGGCACCGTGCTGGCCCAATCGAGCCCTGACGCCCTACTCGCACGCACGAACGAAACGACCCTCGATCGCGCATTCCTGTCTCTCGTCAGATCCATGGAACAGACATCGTGA
- a CDS encoding DNA-3-methyladenine glycosylase: protein MNAVELEIGEPDDAARRILGGTITVGDVSVRIVEVEAYGGPLDGPWPDPAAHSFRGPTARNEVMFGPAGRLYVYLSYGMHLCVNVSCGPDGTAAAVLLRAGEVVAGHHVVESRRAGRGPRSARVEAGWARGPGNLGRAMGVSLEDNGKDVFDASSPVTLDLLERPLHEKIVGSGPRVGVSAAADRPWRFWVLGSPSVSSYKRSPRAAAPGGSEA, encoded by the coding sequence ATGAATGCCGTTGAGTTGGAGATCGGGGAGCCCGACGACGCAGCGCGACGCATCCTCGGTGGAACCATCACCGTGGGCGACGTGTCCGTGCGCATCGTCGAAGTCGAGGCCTACGGTGGTCCGCTCGACGGTCCGTGGCCCGATCCGGCCGCGCATTCCTTCCGGGGGCCGACCGCTCGCAACGAGGTGATGTTCGGTCCTGCAGGTCGTCTCTACGTCTACCTGAGTTACGGAATGCATCTCTGTGTGAACGTGAGCTGCGGCCCGGACGGTACGGCCGCTGCTGTGTTGCTTCGTGCGGGTGAGGTGGTGGCGGGCCACCACGTCGTCGAGAGCAGGCGTGCCGGCCGCGGCCCACGATCGGCGCGGGTCGAGGCCGGTTGGGCCCGCGGGCCGGGCAATCTCGGTCGAGCAATGGGCGTCTCGCTGGAAGACAACGGAAAGGACGTGTTCGACGCGTCGTCGCCCGTCACCCTCGACCTTCTCGAACGCCCGCTGCACGAGAAGATAGTTGGATCCGGCCCACGGGTGGGGGTGAGTGCCGCGGCCGATCGTCCGTGGCGCTTCTGGGTGCTCGGGTCACCGTCGGTATCGAGCTACAAACGGAGTCCTCGCGCCGCCGCGCCCGGTGGCTCGGAGGCCTGA
- the tyrS gene encoding tyrosine--tRNA ligase, with amino-acid sequence MSENIIDEMTWRGLIAQSTDVDALKKATSEGPITLYSGFDPTGPSLHAGHLVPLLALKRFQRAGHRPIVLAGGATGLIGDPRDVGERTMNSREVVTDWASRIRGQLERFVDMDESPTGAVVVNNLAWTGELSAIDFLRDIGKHFSINVMLARETVKNRLESDGMSYTEFSYMLLQANDYVQLRRQYGCSLQIGGSDQWGNIIAGVELNRRQDAESVHAMTVPLVTSADGKKFGKSTGGGSLWLDPEMTSPYAWYQYFVNTGDADVVKYLRWFTFLSKDELAELESATTERPHAREAQKRLAAEMTTLVHGEAATRSVELASQALFGRAELTELDEKTLAAALQEASVADIEAGAPNTIIDLLVATGLSESKGAARRAVKEGGASVNNVKISDEEWTPGADDLLHGRWLVVRRGKRNFAGARILG; translated from the coding sequence GTGAGTGAGAACATCATCGACGAAATGACCTGGCGTGGACTGATCGCGCAGTCCACAGATGTGGACGCGCTGAAGAAGGCCACATCCGAGGGCCCGATCACGCTGTACTCCGGCTTCGATCCGACCGGTCCTTCGCTACACGCAGGGCACCTCGTGCCGTTGCTGGCGCTCAAGCGTTTTCAGCGGGCAGGCCACCGTCCGATCGTTCTCGCCGGTGGTGCCACAGGACTCATCGGTGACCCGCGCGATGTGGGGGAGCGGACCATGAATTCCCGCGAGGTCGTCACCGACTGGGCGTCGCGTATCCGTGGCCAGCTTGAGCGGTTCGTCGATATGGACGAGAGCCCGACTGGCGCAGTGGTGGTGAACAACCTGGCCTGGACGGGGGAATTGTCCGCGATCGACTTTCTCCGCGACATCGGCAAGCACTTCTCGATCAACGTGATGCTTGCTCGCGAGACGGTGAAGAACAGGCTCGAGAGCGACGGAATGTCGTACACCGAGTTCAGTTACATGCTGCTGCAGGCGAACGACTACGTGCAGCTTCGCCGCCAGTACGGCTGCAGCCTCCAGATCGGTGGCTCCGATCAGTGGGGAAACATCATCGCCGGGGTGGAACTCAACCGGCGCCAAGACGCCGAGTCGGTCCACGCAATGACGGTTCCGCTGGTCACGTCCGCCGATGGGAAGAAGTTCGGTAAATCCACCGGAGGCGGCAGCCTGTGGCTCGACCCGGAGATGACGAGCCCGTACGCCTGGTACCAGTACTTCGTGAATACCGGTGACGCGGATGTGGTGAAGTACCTGCGCTGGTTCACCTTCCTGTCCAAGGACGAGTTGGCAGAACTCGAGTCGGCGACCACCGAGCGTCCGCACGCGCGCGAAGCGCAGAAGCGCTTGGCCGCAGAGATGACCACGCTTGTCCACGGTGAAGCGGCGACGCGATCGGTCGAACTCGCCAGCCAGGCGCTCTTCGGGCGGGCCGAACTGACGGAACTCGACGAGAAGACGCTCGCCGCTGCGCTACAGGAAGCGTCTGTGGCGGATATCGAAGCGGGTGCGCCGAACACCATCATCGATCTGCTCGTCGCTACCGGGTTGAGCGAAAGCAAGGGCGCTGCCCGACGCGCGGTCAAGGAGGGTGGCGCATCGGTCAACAACGTCAAGATCTCCGACGAGGAGTGGACGCCCGGCGCGGACGATCTCCTGCACGGCCGGTGGTTGGTGGTGCGACGCGGAAAGCGGAACTTCGCCGGAGCCCGAATCCTCGGCTAG